In Anopheles gambiae chromosome 2, idAnoGambNW_F1_1, whole genome shotgun sequence, a single window of DNA contains:
- the LOC4577242 gene encoding innexin shaking-B isoform X6, which yields MLDIFRGLKSLVKISHVNTDSPVFRLHYSITVIILMSFSLIVTTRQYVGNPIDCVHTKDIPADVLNTYCWIHSTFALKSLFLKEVGKDVPYPGVGNSAEATAADKKIYKYYQWVCFCLFFQAILFYTPRWLWKSWEGGKIHALMMDLDIGICSEIEKKQKKKLLLDYLWDNLRYHNWWAYRYYVCEFLSLCNVIGQMFLMNRFFDGEFMTFGLDVITHMEADQEDRMDPMIYIFPRMTKCTFYKYGVSGEVERHDAICILPLNVVNEKIYIFLWFWFIILTILTTLTIFYRIIIIFSPRMRVYLLRLRFRLVRRDAIEIIVRRSKMGDWFLLYRLGENLDSIIFRDVMQDLANRLHNNQHHRVPGMKGEIQDA from the exons ATGTTGGATATCTTCCGTGGCCTGAAGAGTCTCGTCAAGATCAGCCATGTAAATACCGACTCGCCCGTGTTCCGCCTGCACTACTCGATCACCGTGATCATACTGATGTCGTTCTCGCTGATCGTCACCACGCGCCAATACGTCGGCAACCCGATCGACTGTGTGCACACGAAGGACATACCGGCGGACGTGCTCAATACGTACTGCTGGATCCACTCGACCTTCGCCCTCAAGAGCCTGTTCCTGAAGGAGGTCGGCAAGGATGTGCCGTACCCGGGCGTCGGCAACTCGGCCGAGGCTACCGCGGCGGACAAGAAAATTTACAAATACTATCAGTGGGTCTGTTTCTGTCTCTTCTTCCAG GCCATACTTTTTTACACACCAAGATGGCTCTGGAAATCGTGGGAAGGAGGAAAAATACATGCGCTTATGATGGACCTAGACATAGGCATCTGTTccgaaatcgaaaaaaagcaaaagaaaaagctaCTTCTTGACTACCTATGGGATAACCTAAG ATATCACAATTGGTGGGCTTACAGATACTATGTTTGCGAATTTTTATCACTGTGCAATGTGATAG GCCAAATGTTTCTAATGAATCGATTCTTCGACGGAGAGTTCATGACGTTTGGGCTCGATGTAATAACGCACATGGAGGCTGACCAGGAAGATAGGATGGATCCGATGATCTACATTTTCCCCAGAATGACCAAATGTACATTCTACAAATATGGTGTCAGCGGAGAA GTTGAACGACACGATGCCATATGTATTCTGCCACTGAATGTTGTAAACGAAAAGATTTACATCTTTCTATGGTTTTGGTTCATCATTTTAACGATACTAACCACGTTAACGATATTTTATcgaattattataattttttctcCACGAATGCGAGTCTATTTATTGCGATTAAGGTTTAG GTTAGTTCGTCGAGATGCTATTGAAATCATAGTAAGACGTTCTAAAATGGGCGATTGGTTTTTATTATATAGATTAGGAGAAAATTTAGATAGTATTATATTTCGTGATGTTATGCAAGATTTAGCGAATCGTCTACATAATAACCAACACCATCGTGTACCTGGTATGAAAGGTGAAATACAGGATGCATGA
- the LOC4577242 gene encoding innexin shaking-B isoform X5, which translates to MLDIFRGLKSLVKISHVNTDSPVFRLHYSITVIILMSFSLIVTTRQYVGNPIDCVHTKDIPADVLNTYCWIHSTFALKSLFLKEVGKDVPYPGVGNSAEATAADKKIYKYYQWVCFCLFFQAILFYTPRWLWKSWEGGKIHALMMDLDIGICSEIEKKQKKKLLLDYLWDNLRYHNWWAYRYYVCEFLSLCNVIGQMFLMNRFFDGEFMTFGLDVITHMEADQEDRMDPMIYIFPRMTKCTFYKYGVSGEVERHDAICILPLNVVNEKIYIFLWFWFIILTILTTLTIFYRIIIIFSPRMRVYLLRLRFRLVRRDAIEIIVRRSKMGDWFLLYRLGENLDSIIFRDVMQDLANRLHNNQHHRVPGMKDVDKIEYGFGVNLF; encoded by the exons ATGTTGGATATCTTCCGTGGCCTGAAGAGTCTCGTCAAGATCAGCCATGTAAATACCGACTCGCCCGTGTTCCGCCTGCACTACTCGATCACCGTGATCATACTGATGTCGTTCTCGCTGATCGTCACCACGCGCCAATACGTCGGCAACCCGATCGACTGTGTGCACACGAAGGACATACCGGCGGACGTGCTCAATACGTACTGCTGGATCCACTCGACCTTCGCCCTCAAGAGCCTGTTCCTGAAGGAGGTCGGCAAGGATGTGCCGTACCCGGGCGTCGGCAACTCGGCCGAGGCTACCGCGGCGGACAAGAAAATTTACAAATACTATCAGTGGGTCTGTTTCTGTCTCTTCTTCCAG GCCATACTTTTTTACACACCAAGATGGCTCTGGAAATCGTGGGAAGGAGGAAAAATACATGCGCTTATGATGGACCTAGACATAGGCATCTGTTccgaaatcgaaaaaaagcaaaagaaaaagctaCTTCTTGACTACCTATGGGATAACCTAAG ATATCACAATTGGTGGGCTTACAGATACTATGTTTGCGAATTTTTATCACTGTGCAATGTGATAG GCCAAATGTTTCTAATGAATCGATTCTTCGACGGAGAGTTCATGACGTTTGGGCTCGATGTAATAACGCACATGGAGGCTGACCAGGAAGATAGGATGGATCCGATGATCTACATTTTCCCCAGAATGACCAAATGTACATTCTACAAATATGGTGTCAGCGGAGAA GTTGAACGACACGATGCCATATGTATTCTGCCACTGAATGTTGTAAACGAAAAGATTTACATCTTTCTATGGTTTTGGTTCATCATTTTAACGATACTAACCACGTTAACGATATTTTATcgaattattataattttttctcCACGAATGCGAGTCTATTTATTGCGATTAAGGTTTAG GTTAGTTCGTCGAGATGCTATTGAAATCATAGTAAGACGTTCTAAAATGGGCGATTGGTTTTTATTATATAGATTAGGAGAAAATTTAGATAGTATTATATTTCGTGATGTTATGCAAGATTTAGCGAATCGTCTACATAATAACCAACACCATCGTGTACCTGGTATGAAAG